The following coding sequences lie in one Pontibacter sp. G13 genomic window:
- a CDS encoding PAS domain S-box protein — protein sequence MDHFSPSKTLLKAGPILIFGLSLAWLSLVALNPFELSWGWRLSLVAIGLLASGFGFRGLSRLMKERTYFTPANPEGSGAYRQETGDNHYRDIFQQASEGIVVVDRERYTILECNQAAANILGGSLAELSGIPMIQFPVANERNSLRQLIHSSKNRGTKEKVFAFHSLKGEKVEVAIWGSKIRLGDRDRTLLGIRDIRAHVANQKDLERSKERLMLFRELLNHSGDAIFVLDPFSGKILDFNDETQQSLGYNRDEMRGLHIFGFGLAEDHQPIPEDILAELREQGKQIFMGRHQRKDGTSFPVEVSISHIQLNGREYLLGIARNTAERLAQEEALRLSEQRYRTLVERMNEGLIMTGEDEEVLFVNNRMCEILGMSKEELEGRKSFEILQGDSSRPIITQKSALRKQGISDQYELNLRKHNGDRIWVLVAGSPYLNSRGVPVGTIAIITDITDRKLTEIKLQEKNNELDAFVYKASHDLKGPLASIIGVTNIARDEVQDPSADLYLDMIEKSTKRLDLILSELIDVTRINKAKLNLAPTQLRETVDNLLSTVEHMPGRSDVEVRIDIAESLSFPTDSKLMFSILQNLLVNAINYRNRSSEQSFVSIQMRVEKDRLKIDVHDNGTGIPDRMKAKVFDMFFRGTNESKGSGLGLYIVKRAVDKLQGWVEMESEEGKGTQFHMTFPLITTHADSFD from the coding sequence ATGGATCATTTTTCTCCATCCAAGACCCTTCTCAAGGCTGGTCCGATTTTGATATTCGGACTGTCCTTGGCTTGGCTATCTTTGGTGGCATTGAATCCCTTCGAGCTCAGCTGGGGCTGGCGCCTCTCGTTGGTTGCAATTGGATTGCTGGCTTCTGGATTTGGATTCCGGGGATTGTCTCGCCTCATGAAGGAACGTACGTACTTCACCCCTGCCAATCCCGAGGGTTCAGGGGCCTATCGCCAAGAGACGGGAGACAATCATTATCGTGATATTTTCCAGCAAGCCTCCGAAGGAATCGTCGTGGTAGACCGTGAGCGATACACGATTCTTGAATGCAATCAGGCAGCTGCCAATATTCTGGGAGGATCGCTGGCCGAATTGTCGGGAATCCCCATGATCCAATTTCCCGTGGCCAATGAACGGAACTCGCTGAGACAATTGATCCATAGTTCCAAAAACAGAGGCACCAAGGAAAAGGTGTTTGCCTTTCATTCTCTCAAAGGGGAAAAAGTGGAAGTGGCCATTTGGGGCAGTAAGATCAGACTCGGGGATAGAGACCGGACCTTGCTCGGCATACGAGACATCCGGGCACATGTAGCCAATCAAAAGGACCTTGAACGAAGCAAGGAGCGGCTGATGCTTTTCCGGGAGCTCCTCAATCACTCAGGAGATGCGATCTTCGTCCTCGATCCATTTTCCGGCAAAATCCTCGATTTCAATGATGAAACCCAGCAAAGTCTCGGCTACAATCGGGATGAAATGCGGGGGCTCCACATATTTGGATTTGGGCTAGCAGAAGATCATCAGCCCATCCCCGAGGATATTCTCGCCGAACTCCGTGAGCAAGGCAAGCAGATCTTCATGGGGCGCCATCAACGAAAAGATGGCACGTCATTCCCCGTAGAGGTGAGCATTTCTCACATTCAACTGAATGGCCGGGAATATTTACTTGGAATAGCCCGAAACACCGCCGAAAGATTGGCACAGGAAGAAGCACTCAGACTCAGCGAACAGCGGTATCGGACCTTGGTAGAGCGAATGAACGAGGGCCTGATCATGACCGGTGAGGATGAAGAAGTCCTGTTCGTCAACAATCGAATGTGTGAAATCTTGGGGATGAGCAAGGAGGAATTGGAAGGGCGAAAATCCTTCGAGATTCTTCAAGGAGATTCCTCGAGACCTATTATCACTCAAAAAAGCGCCCTTCGGAAACAAGGTATTTCCGATCAATACGAACTCAACCTGCGCAAACACAATGGAGACAGAATTTGGGTATTGGTGGCGGGTTCGCCTTATCTAAATAGCCGTGGAGTACCTGTAGGAACCATCGCAATCATTACCGACATCACGGACCGAAAGCTGACTGAAATCAAACTTCAGGAGAAGAATAACGAGCTCGACGCGTTTGTGTACAAGGCTTCACATGACCTCAAAGGGCCTTTGGCAAGTATTATCGGGGTGACCAATATTGCCCGTGACGAGGTACAGGATCCCAGTGCGGACCTGTATCTGGACATGATCGAGAAAAGCACCAAACGCCTTGACCTGATCCTGTCCGAATTGATCGACGTCACCCGAATCAACAAAGCAAAACTCAATCTTGCTCCCACTCAGTTGCGAGAAACCGTAGACAACCTGCTTTCCACGGTAGAACACATGCCCGGACGATCTGATGTAGAGGTTCGAATCGACATAGCAGAGTCATTGTCCTTCCCGACTGATTCCAAGTTGATGTTTTCCATCCTTCAGAACCTGTTGGTGAATGCCATCAACTACCGAAATCGCTCTTCGGAACAATCCTTTGTTTCCATACAGATGCGGGTGGAAAAAGACCGATTGAAAATCGATGTGCACGACAATGGGACGGGTATCCCCGACCGGATGAAGGCCAAGGTATTCGATATGTTTTTCCGTGGCACCAATGAATCCAAGGGATCTGGGCTTGGGCTATACATTGTGAAGCGAGCAGTGGACAAGCTACAGGGATGGGTCGAAATGGAGTCTGAAGAAGGCAAAGGCACTCAGTTTCACATGACATTCCCCCTGATCACCACGCATGCAGATTCATTTGATTGA
- a CDS encoding TraB/GumN family protein — MRMLSSPSLPSIRQSLVMMLLILMPFCLQAQDGSTSEEDSWNHLFWKIEGQGLKNASYLYGTIHVIPKDSFYLDKSVTRLFKKADKIVMEIDPSEMQSGGLGALVNSFRGMLMPKDTSLQSLIGDQAFLSLQRFMKDSIDTPFPLYQRMRPIYISQYISTEYCTEEELDSYEIRFMEMAEDKGIPIIGLETATEQADVLNSISLTEQAEMLTDVLSNPQKSCEQMEEMVSLYRRQDLIGLSELIGEADEFSERMDNALLRDRNQNWIPKLADWMNEESLFIAVGAGHLIGPDGLIVLLRNMGYTVSPVI; from the coding sequence ATGCGCATGTTATCCAGTCCTTCCCTTCCATCGATCAGGCAAAGCCTCGTGATGATGCTTTTGATCCTGATGCCTTTTTGCCTTCAGGCTCAAGACGGCTCCACATCTGAGGAGGATTCTTGGAATCATTTATTTTGGAAGATTGAAGGACAAGGACTGAAAAACGCGTCCTATCTCTATGGGACCATTCACGTGATTCCCAAAGACTCTTTCTATCTCGACAAGTCTGTCACTCGCCTTTTCAAAAAGGCTGATAAAATTGTCATGGAGATTGACCCTTCTGAGATGCAGTCTGGGGGACTTGGGGCCCTTGTCAATTCCTTCCGCGGCATGCTCATGCCCAAGGATACGTCCTTGCAATCCTTGATTGGCGACCAAGCCTTCCTCTCTCTCCAACGATTCATGAAGGATAGCATCGACACGCCATTTCCGCTTTATCAACGGATGCGGCCGATCTACATTTCCCAGTACATTTCTACGGAGTATTGCACGGAAGAGGAATTGGATTCCTACGAAATCCGATTCATGGAAATGGCCGAAGACAAGGGAATTCCCATCATCGGCCTCGAAACCGCCACTGAGCAAGCCGATGTCCTCAACAGCATTTCCCTCACAGAGCAAGCTGAAATGCTCACGGATGTGCTCTCAAATCCCCAGAAGTCCTGTGAACAGATGGAAGAAATGGTCTCCCTCTACCGAAGACAAGATCTGATCGGCCTATCGGAACTTATTGGAGAAGCAGATGAGTTCTCGGAGCGCATGGACAACGCCCTCCTACGAGACAGAAATCAGAACTGGATCCCCAAACTAGCAGATTGGATGAATGAGGAATCCCTGTTCATCGCTGTAGGGGCCGGACACCTGATCGGCCCTGATGGTCTGATTGTCCTGTTGCGAAACATGGGATACACCGTCTCACCCGTCATTTAA
- a CDS encoding TraB/GumN family protein, whose product MFRIPSLLISVLAISCLFPVSTTGQTLDFEDLQQTELAVQPSNAILWQIDRGDLVRPSYIMGIIRLMPHDHFFLPPTLSQYLNTTDKLVMEIDPLEGDVAHLHRGNLPIDSTLDIILPKKQLETISTFFTDSLSPSAYEALLDRYSPNQVTRIMMTDYCLGWESGREPVNVELYLRNAIEKPFKGLNTFWARTNWNDSHSIQRQVDNFVGQFNHRKTSCQYYDAMLNAYRKQDLDLVALLSKSAPDLGDNMGRKVVERNDEWLSSLIWHLQYESLFIAVQAPQLPGEDGLLHRLRKAGFTVTPIFE is encoded by the coding sequence ATGTTTCGCATCCCTTCGCTTCTGATTTCGGTGCTGGCAATTTCCTGCCTTTTCCCTGTATCCACCACAGGACAAACCCTTGACTTCGAAGACCTTCAACAAACGGAGCTCGCAGTCCAACCCTCGAATGCCATTCTATGGCAGATTGATCGCGGGGATCTGGTGAGACCGTCCTACATCATGGGCATTATCCGCCTCATGCCCCATGACCACTTTTTTCTCCCCCCTACCCTTTCCCAATATTTGAATACGACCGACAAATTGGTCATGGAAATTGACCCATTGGAAGGAGACGTCGCCCATCTTCATCGCGGCAATCTTCCGATCGATTCAACCTTGGATATCATTCTCCCCAAAAAACAACTGGAGACGATCTCGACCTTTTTCACGGACAGCCTGAGTCCGAGTGCCTATGAAGCCCTCTTGGACCGATATTCCCCCAATCAGGTGACTCGAATCATGATGACCGATTACTGCCTAGGTTGGGAATCTGGCCGAGAGCCCGTGAATGTCGAACTGTATCTCCGAAATGCCATCGAAAAACCATTCAAGGGACTGAACACCTTCTGGGCACGTACCAACTGGAATGATTCCCACTCCATCCAGCGCCAAGTGGACAACTTCGTCGGCCAATTCAATCACCGCAAGACCTCCTGCCAATACTACGACGCCATGCTCAATGCCTACCGCAAGCAGGATCTCGATCTGGTGGCGCTATTGTCCAAGTCCGCTCCGGATCTCGGAGACAATATGGGGCGCAAGGTAGTCGAGCGGAATGATGAATGGCTTTCCTCCCTGATCTGGCATCTTCAATACGAATCCCTGTTTATCGCAGTACAGGCTCCACAGCTCCCCGGGGAAGACGGCTTATTGCACAGACTTCGAAAAGCGGGATTCACCGTGACTCCCATCTTCGAGTAG
- the rocD gene encoding ornithine--oxo-acid transaminase: MMNETKTAISSKEAMALEDRHGAHNYHPLPVVLSRGEGVFLWDPEGNRYFDFLSAYSAVNQGHCHPKIIGALTEQASTLTLTSRAFYNDALGPYEKYITELLGYDKVLPMNSGVEGGETAMKLCRKWAYEKKGLEDGQAKILFADGNFHGRTLAAISASNDPSSYNGFGPFVPGISRIPYNDLDALKEALESDPNIAGFMVEPIQGEAGVVVPQEGYLKKAHELCKAHNVLFIADEVQTGLARTGKMLACDHEGVKPDILVLGKALSGGVLPVSAILADDEIMLCIKPGEHGSTYGGNPLACKVATAALEVLVEENLADHAEKMGQIFRSRMEGLQAKRPDLVTLVRGKGLLNAVVINDTEDSSTAWDMCVAMSEAGLLAKPTHGNIIRFAPPLVITEEQLNECCDIIETTLSKF, encoded by the coding sequence ATGATGAACGAAACAAAAACCGCCATATCCAGCAAAGAGGCCATGGCCCTGGAGGATCGCCATGGAGCACATAACTACCACCCGCTTCCCGTCGTCCTCTCCCGTGGAGAAGGCGTATTTTTGTGGGATCCGGAAGGGAACCGTTATTTCGACTTTCTTTCGGCATACAGTGCCGTCAACCAAGGACACTGCCACCCCAAGATCATCGGCGCACTGACGGAGCAGGCATCTACCTTGACCTTGACCTCCCGCGCATTTTACAATGATGCCCTGGGTCCCTACGAAAAATATATCACCGAGCTGTTGGGCTACGACAAAGTCCTGCCAATGAACTCTGGCGTGGAAGGCGGTGAAACGGCCATGAAGCTCTGTCGCAAATGGGCCTATGAGAAAAAAGGTCTGGAAGATGGCCAAGCGAAAATCCTGTTTGCCGATGGCAACTTCCACGGAAGAACCTTGGCGGCCATCTCCGCATCCAATGACCCAAGCAGCTACAACGGTTTTGGGCCATTCGTACCGGGAATCAGCCGTATCCCATACAATGATCTCGATGCATTGAAAGAAGCACTCGAATCCGATCCCAATATTGCGGGATTTATGGTCGAGCCGATTCAGGGAGAGGCAGGGGTAGTCGTTCCCCAAGAAGGTTACCTCAAAAAAGCGCATGAGCTTTGTAAGGCGCACAATGTGCTTTTCATTGCCGATGAGGTCCAAACCGGGTTGGCACGTACGGGCAAAATGCTCGCTTGCGACCACGAAGGAGTCAAGCCTGACATCTTGGTATTGGGCAAAGCGCTTTCAGGCGGTGTACTTCCCGTATCTGCGATTCTGGCAGACGATGAGATCATGCTCTGTATCAAGCCGGGCGAGCACGGAAGTACCTATGGAGGCAACCCCCTCGCCTGCAAAGTGGCCACAGCCGCGTTGGAAGTCTTGGTCGAGGAAAATTTGGCTGACCATGCCGAGAAAATGGGGCAAATCTTCCGCAGTCGGATGGAAGGGCTTCAGGCGAAACGTCCTGATCTGGTCACCCTAGTTCGGGGGAAAGGACTCCTCAATGCAGTTGTCATCAACGATACCGAGGACAGCTCTACTGCTTGGGACATGTGCGTAGCCATGTCTGAGGCCGGCTTGTTGGCCAAACCCACACACGGAAACATCATTCGATTCGCGCCACCATTGGTGATCACCGAGGAGCAGCTGAATGAATGTTGCGATATTATCGAGACCACCTTGTCCAAATTCTAG
- a CDS encoding DinB family protein: MIPRPNSNEYAEFYAGYVNHVAEDAQPIEVLRSRQTEVPALFRGLSEETLNTGYAPGKWTPKEMLGHIIDTERIFQYRALRIARGDQTPLPGFDQDAYMETAHFADRSLESLLDEYVAVRMATLSLFDSLSPDTYPLMGEMSGFPISVRGLAYITAGHEGHHLRILQERYL, from the coding sequence ATGATCCCAAGACCCAACTCAAACGAATACGCAGAATTCTACGCCGGCTATGTCAACCATGTAGCCGAAGATGCCCAGCCTATCGAAGTGCTTCGAAGCCGCCAGACAGAGGTACCTGCCCTTTTCAGAGGACTTTCCGAAGAGACCTTGAATACCGGCTATGCACCCGGCAAATGGACCCCCAAGGAAATGCTGGGCCATATCATTGATACAGAGCGGATTTTTCAGTACAGAGCACTGCGAATCGCCCGAGGAGACCAGACGCCACTTCCCGGCTTTGATCAGGATGCATACATGGAAACTGCCCATTTTGCAGATCGGAGTCTGGAATCCTTATTGGATGAATATGTGGCTGTCCGGATGGCGACTTTGAGCCTGTTTGATTCACTCAGTCCCGACACCTATCCTTTGATGGGAGAAATGAGCGGCTTTCCGATTTCGGTTCGAGGATTGGCTTACATCACCGCTGGTCATGAGGGCCATCATTTGCGCATCTTGCAAGAACGGTATCTATAA
- a CDS encoding UvrD-helicase domain-containing protein translates to MEHATDSAALTLFKSSAGSGKTFTLVKEYLKIVLREPRKYRQVLAVTFTNKATEEMKTRIISALSQLANGTAAELVQNPTYQILRPYFDQLPDGDQIDIPRQARKVLNGILNDYSSFSVSTIESFFQRVVRAFARELDIPLGYDVEMQQDRVISRLVDSLMLEVGKDPDLTKLMMGYAERNLERDKGWNLDLEIRGLGRRIFEEKYQRLLVRFDWREVRISKMLELGQLLRKQIITYETYLQKLADQAMDMIYAEGLVLKDFAYGTSGPVGFFFNIQNKREFEPKTRFVQAVENPDKWATKKSDMRSQVMILVHGGLQDIAVKAYRYIQQNRAGYETAKLVERNLYAFGVMQRLEDLLIDYRMEQGALMISDSSFLLNKVVQEPEDCPFVFEKIGTQFQHYLLDEFQDTSNMQWNNLLPLVLEAMSHGHENLIVGDVKQSIYRWRNGNMRLLLDEVEGQMAARHQPFEVSQLDTNWRTAAEIVDFNNRFFEACADMLGSQYQEQEKHLVDLAYGHVAQNASLKQVPGLVEITWVEPPKPLNFRTIALYRLVEVIEDLKAEGWKGGDITVLVRTNAEGTEVATKLQEEGHRVVSADSLLIRSDARVRFFLALFQYLDQESDQISLAALNHHYATMMKSDNVMFEVSHEALHPELVEQLDDQKVRLRNLSVYACAEELVRMFPVLAAPNAYVQGFVDALLEYIQQEETSIAGFLEWWSDQAGRRSIAVAPDEEAVQVMTIHKSKGLEFPIVILPFANWTLKPKSDTVLWVEPEEEPFKAFGFLPVNASSNLEESLFGQEYRDELFATGLDNLNGLYVACTRPKYRLYAFTQKKGSSKEMGNVKDLFSLFRKSHEDLGKVDKWEFGENWTIGTRQRIASKSADTGGMINLQSNPRPMTQWDEAIRVSFSLNPKSRQDILQVQRSRTRGELIHEVLAHVEVLADIPAAADKMILQGKLSQDEREALLEDLRQTVTRLPQLKDWFSGNWKVKSEADIIHASGKLLRPDRVMMRAQHAVVLDYKTGMANSKHAGQVQQYMEALTEMGFTTVEGYLYYVESGDLVQVG, encoded by the coding sequence ATGGAACATGCGACCGACTCAGCAGCGCTCACGCTTTTCAAATCTTCCGCCGGATCTGGCAAGACCTTTACCCTCGTCAAGGAATACCTCAAAATCGTCCTTCGTGAACCTCGCAAATATCGACAGGTCCTCGCTGTGACTTTTACCAACAAGGCGACCGAGGAAATGAAAACCCGAATCATTTCTGCCCTTTCCCAATTGGCCAATGGTACTGCTGCTGAATTGGTGCAAAATCCTACCTACCAGATCCTTCGACCCTATTTCGACCAGCTTCCGGATGGCGATCAGATCGATATTCCCCGACAAGCCCGGAAGGTCCTCAATGGTATTTTGAATGACTACTCGAGCTTTTCGGTGAGTACAATTGAGAGCTTCTTCCAGAGAGTTGTACGGGCATTCGCCAGAGAACTGGACATCCCGCTTGGCTACGACGTGGAAATGCAACAGGACCGGGTGATCTCCCGATTGGTGGATTCGTTGATGCTGGAAGTGGGAAAAGATCCCGACCTCACCAAATTGATGATGGGATATGCCGAGCGAAATCTCGAACGGGACAAAGGCTGGAACTTGGATTTAGAGATTCGTGGGCTGGGAAGACGGATTTTCGAGGAGAAATACCAGCGTCTGCTCGTGAGATTTGACTGGCGGGAGGTACGTATTTCCAAGATGCTGGAATTAGGGCAATTGCTCCGAAAGCAAATTATCACTTACGAAACCTATCTCCAGAAGCTCGCGGATCAAGCTATGGACATGATCTATGCGGAAGGTTTGGTCCTAAAGGATTTCGCATACGGTACGTCCGGACCTGTGGGGTTCTTTTTCAATATTCAGAATAAGCGGGAATTCGAGCCCAAAACTCGGTTCGTCCAAGCCGTAGAGAATCCGGATAAATGGGCCACCAAAAAATCGGACATGCGCTCGCAGGTCATGATTTTGGTTCACGGGGGGCTACAAGATATTGCGGTAAAGGCCTATCGCTATATTCAGCAGAATCGAGCTGGATATGAGACTGCCAAGCTGGTGGAGCGCAATCTTTATGCTTTTGGGGTGATGCAGCGGCTGGAAGATCTGCTGATCGACTATCGGATGGAACAGGGAGCACTGATGATCTCGGACAGTAGCTTCCTCCTCAACAAGGTCGTCCAAGAGCCCGAAGATTGCCCCTTCGTTTTCGAGAAGATTGGCACCCAATTTCAGCATTACCTCCTCGATGAATTTCAGGATACCTCCAATATGCAGTGGAACAATCTCCTTCCGCTTGTCTTGGAGGCTATGTCGCATGGGCATGAAAACTTGATTGTAGGAGATGTCAAGCAATCGATTTATCGCTGGCGAAATGGCAATATGAGACTGTTGCTGGACGAGGTGGAAGGCCAGATGGCAGCCCGGCATCAACCATTCGAAGTGTCGCAGTTGGATACCAATTGGCGCACCGCAGCTGAAATCGTCGACTTCAACAACCGCTTTTTCGAAGCCTGCGCCGACATGCTGGGGAGCCAATATCAGGAGCAGGAAAAGCATTTGGTAGACTTGGCCTATGGACATGTTGCCCAAAATGCCAGCTTGAAACAAGTGCCCGGTCTAGTGGAAATTACCTGGGTAGAGCCCCCCAAACCGCTGAATTTTCGGACAATTGCCCTGTATCGACTCGTGGAAGTGATTGAGGATCTCAAGGCCGAAGGGTGGAAAGGAGGCGATATCACCGTCCTTGTCCGGACCAATGCCGAGGGTACAGAGGTAGCAACCAAGCTGCAGGAAGAAGGGCACCGGGTGGTTTCTGCGGATTCTTTGCTGATCCGATCGGATGCCAGGGTGAGATTCTTTCTGGCGCTGTTCCAATACCTCGATCAGGAGTCCGATCAGATTTCTCTGGCGGCACTCAATCATCATTATGCCACGATGATGAAATCTGACAATGTGATGTTTGAAGTGTCTCATGAGGCGCTTCATCCAGAGCTAGTCGAGCAACTTGATGATCAAAAGGTGCGCCTAAGAAACCTATCCGTTTATGCGTGTGCCGAGGAACTGGTCAGGATGTTCCCCGTATTGGCGGCTCCAAATGCATATGTGCAGGGATTCGTGGATGCACTATTGGAATACATCCAACAGGAGGAAACGAGTATTGCAGGCTTTTTGGAGTGGTGGAGCGATCAGGCGGGAAGGCGGTCCATTGCCGTGGCTCCCGATGAGGAAGCGGTGCAGGTGATGACCATCCACAAATCCAAAGGACTCGAATTTCCCATCGTGATCCTGCCCTTTGCCAATTGGACCCTCAAGCCCAAGTCGGATACCGTCCTCTGGGTGGAGCCGGAAGAGGAGCCGTTCAAGGCGTTTGGGTTCCTGCCTGTCAATGCGAGCTCCAATTTGGAGGAATCCCTGTTCGGCCAAGAATATCGGGATGAGCTGTTTGCCACTGGCCTGGACAATCTCAATGGGCTATATGTGGCATGTACGAGGCCCAAATATCGGCTCTACGCATTCACCCAAAAGAAGGGAAGCTCCAAGGAGATGGGAAATGTCAAAGATCTGTTCTCGCTCTTCCGGAAAAGTCATGAAGATCTAGGCAAGGTGGACAAATGGGAATTCGGGGAAAACTGGACCATTGGCACTCGTCAGCGCATAGCGTCCAAATCCGCAGATACGGGTGGCATGATCAATCTGCAATCCAATCCTCGACCGATGACCCAATGGGATGAGGCCATTCGGGTGTCATTTAGCCTAAATCCCAAAAGTCGCCAAGATATCCTTCAAGTGCAGCGTTCGCGCACGCGTGGAGAATTGATCCATGAAGTGTTGGCGCATGTAGAGGTGCTTGCGGACATTCCTGCCGCTGCCGATAAGATGATTTTGCAGGGCAAACTTTCTCAAGATGAGCGGGAAGCCCTGTTGGAGGATCTTCGCCAGACGGTGACTCGACTTCCTCAGCTCAAGGATTGGTTTTCAGGGAACTGGAAGGTGAAAAGTGAGGCAGATATCATCCATGCCTCAGGGAAACTCCTGAGACCTGACCGTGTGATGATGCGCGCCCAGCACGCAGTCGTGTTGGACTACAAGACGGGCATGGCCAACTCCAAGCACGCCGGACAAGTCCAGCAGTACATGGAGGCCCTCACGGAAATGGGATTCACCACCGTGGAGGGATATCTGTATTATGTGGAGTCGGGAGATTTGGTACAGGTCGGCTAG
- the ffh gene encoding signal recognition particle protein produces MFENLSQNIEQAFKTLKGQGRITEINVAETLKEIRRALIDADVNYKVAKEFTKKVKDEALGQEILISVTPGQLMVKIVHGELTKLMGETNTGVQLASSPPTVVLISGLQGSGKTTFTGKLAKFYKGKGKNPLLIAGDVYRPAAIDQLGVLGEQIGVEVYKEEGNKNPVEIAQNGIQYAKQHGKDLVIVDTAGRLAVDEQMMEEIEQVKKAIQPNETLFVVDSMTGQDAVNTAKAFNDRLDFDGVVLTKLDGDTRGGAAISIRSVVEKPIKFISTGEKMEDLDLFYPDRMASRILGMGDVLTLVERAQEQFDQEEALKLQKKIRKNELDFDDFLSQIQAIKKMGNVKDLLGMIPGMGKLTRDMDIGDDAFKHVEAIIHSMTKSERANPTLIDGSRRRRIANGAGRSVREVNELLKQFQNMKKAMKRMNKMSGKGGKASRAMMSGMNMFNRR; encoded by the coding sequence ATGTTTGAAAATCTGTCGCAGAATATTGAGCAGGCATTCAAGACGCTCAAAGGACAGGGAAGGATCACGGAAATCAATGTCGCGGAGACCCTGAAGGAAATCCGGAGAGCATTGATTGACGCCGATGTGAACTATAAAGTGGCCAAGGAATTCACCAAAAAGGTGAAGGACGAAGCCCTAGGTCAAGAAATTCTCATCTCCGTCACCCCTGGCCAACTCATGGTGAAGATCGTTCACGGTGAGCTGACCAAGCTGATGGGAGAAACGAATACAGGTGTTCAGTTGGCTTCCAGCCCACCCACCGTCGTTTTGATCTCCGGTCTCCAAGGTTCAGGTAAAACCACCTTTACCGGCAAACTGGCCAAGTTCTACAAAGGAAAAGGTAAGAATCCCCTTCTCATCGCTGGTGACGTATACCGTCCTGCGGCGATCGACCAGCTCGGTGTACTAGGCGAGCAGATCGGTGTCGAAGTCTACAAGGAGGAAGGCAACAAGAATCCTGTAGAGATTGCCCAAAACGGGATCCAATACGCCAAGCAACATGGCAAAGATCTCGTCATCGTCGATACCGCGGGTCGTTTGGCCGTGGACGAGCAGATGATGGAAGAGATCGAGCAGGTCAAAAAGGCCATCCAGCCCAATGAGACCCTGTTCGTAGTGGACTCCATGACGGGTCAGGATGCGGTGAATACTGCCAAGGCGTTCAACGACCGATTGGATTTCGACGGTGTTGTCCTCACCAAGCTCGATGGTGATACCCGTGGTGGTGCTGCCATTTCTATCCGTTCCGTAGTTGAAAAACCCATCAAGTTCATCTCCACAGGTGAAAAGATGGAGGATCTCGACCTCTTCTATCCGGATCGGATGGCATCTCGGATCTTGGGAATGGGTGACGTATTGACCTTGGTTGAGCGTGCCCAGGAACAATTCGACCAAGAGGAAGCCCTCAAGCTCCAGAAGAAGATCCGCAAGAATGAGTTGGATTTCGACGACTTCTTGTCTCAGATCCAAGCCATCAAGAAGATGGGTAATGTCAAGGACCTCCTCGGCATGATCCCCGGAATGGGCAAACTCACCCGAGACATGGATATCGGCGACGATGCCTTCAAGCATGTGGAAGCCATCATCCATTCCATGACTAAATCTGAGCGAGCCAATCCGACCTTGATCGATGGATCCCGTCGCAGAAGGATTGCCAATGGTGCAGGCCGCTCTGTACGTGAAGTGAACGAATTGCTCAAGCAATTCCAGAACATGAAGAAAGCGATGAAGCGCATGAACAAAATGTCCGGCAAAGGTGGGAAAGCTTCCCGCGCCATGATGTCCGGCATGAACATGTTCAACCGCAGATAG